Proteins encoded in a region of the Streptomyces violaceoruber genome:
- a CDS encoding peptidoglycan-binding domain-containing protein produces MQRVPTTLRTRTGLLGALALLFAAGLTASPMMTAPAHAAYGPCNTTVKRTDGLGSGGVPGNHYKIPARTGNGLSCYMEYGTGSDNAVTALQRAIVSCYDGTYAARRIIDTGGADGSYGTGTEDAVRWLQANRLGVSADGDYGPATREQMRWPLYTAGGTYISCLNPPF; encoded by the coding sequence GTGCAACGAGTACCGACGACGCTCCGCACGCGGACCGGATTGTTGGGGGCTTTGGCTCTCCTCTTCGCCGCCGGCCTGACGGCCAGCCCGATGATGACCGCGCCCGCCCATGCCGCCTACGGCCCGTGCAACACGACGGTGAAGCGCACGGATGGGCTGGGAAGCGGCGGCGTCCCCGGCAACCACTACAAGATCCCCGCCCGTACCGGCAACGGCCTGAGCTGCTACATGGAGTACGGGACGGGCAGTGACAACGCTGTTACGGCACTGCAGAGAGCCATCGTTTCGTGCTACGACGGCACCTACGCCGCCAGGCGGATCATCGACACCGGCGGGGCGGACGGGTCCTACGGAACCGGCACGGAAGACGCCGTCCGGTGGCTGCAGGCCAACCGGCTCGGCGTGAGCGCCGACGGCGACTACGGGCCGGCGACCCGTGAACAGATGCGGTGGCCGCTGTATACCGCGGGCGGCACGTACATCTCCTGCCTCAACCCTCCTTTCTAG
- a CDS encoding LacI family DNA-binding transcriptional regulator: MRPSARRTTLADIAQAAGVSVATVSKVVNGRGDVAPRTRARVQELLHDHDYLAPVFRHGGPVESPTIEVQFQGSLKSYVAETLEGIIDSASELGASVVISKASRAPHWARDLVSAGRRAVIAVTSVYTSAHLNELARSGLPLVVLDPLHLPDSRVNSVGATNFAGGLAATQHLLSLGHRRVAYLGGPAMAVCNQARMHGYRAAMEAEGARVPEAYARPGEFTYESGLLGATALLGLDEPPTAIFAGNDEIAVGVVETARGRGLRVPEDLSVVGFDDTSLARMASPPLTTVRQPLREMGGAALRTALRLANGEKVESHHIELATELVVRASTAPPPEESLERG; encoded by the coding sequence ATGCGACCGAGCGCGAGACGCACCACTTTGGCGGACATCGCCCAAGCGGCCGGGGTCTCCGTGGCGACCGTGTCCAAAGTGGTGAACGGCCGCGGTGACGTGGCGCCGCGGACCCGCGCCCGGGTGCAGGAGCTGCTGCACGACCACGACTACCTCGCCCCGGTGTTCCGGCACGGCGGGCCCGTCGAAAGCCCGACCATCGAGGTGCAGTTCCAGGGCAGCCTGAAGTCGTACGTCGCCGAAACCCTGGAAGGGATCATCGACTCCGCCTCCGAACTGGGGGCTTCGGTGGTGATCAGCAAGGCGTCCCGCGCCCCGCACTGGGCCCGGGACCTGGTCTCCGCCGGACGTCGTGCCGTCATCGCGGTCACCAGCGTGTACACCTCGGCGCACCTGAACGAACTGGCCCGGTCCGGGCTGCCGCTGGTCGTGCTGGATCCCCTGCACCTGCCGGACAGCCGGGTGAACAGCGTCGGGGCCACCAACTTCGCCGGCGGTCTGGCCGCGACGCAGCACCTGCTCTCCCTGGGGCACCGCCGGGTCGCCTATCTCGGCGGACCCGCCATGGCCGTGTGCAACCAGGCACGCATGCACGGCTACCGCGCCGCCATGGAGGCGGAAGGGGCCCGGGTGCCCGAGGCCTACGCCCGGCCGGGAGAGTTCACCTACGAGTCGGGACTGCTCGGAGCCACGGCGCTGTTGGGCCTGGACGAGCCACCGACGGCGATCTTCGCGGGCAACGACGAGATCGCCGTCGGGGTCGTCGAGACCGCCCGGGGCCGGGGCCTGCGCGTCCCGGAAGACCTGAGCGTGGTCGGTTTCGACGACACGAGCCTCGCCCGGATGGCCTCACCGCCCCTCACCACCGTGCGCCAGCCGCTGCGGGAGATGGGCGGCGCCGCCCTGCGTACCGCGCTCCGACTCGCCAACGGCGAGAAGGTCGAGTCCCACCACATCGAGCTCGCCACCGAACTCGTGGTACGCGCCTCGACGGCGCCGCCACCCGAAGAGTCCTTGGAGCGCGGGTGA
- a CDS encoding AraC-like ligand-binding domain-containing protein, whose protein sequence is MSPVLDTAFIPPRDREEVVRNAVWESVVAVDIDHRPPAEDLSVRIGLGTVGPLRICSARATAVTIRRTERLAREDEEPAVFLGLQVTGTSLVAQNGRECVLGPGQFAVYESIAPYTLLFDEGVDHHFLRFPRSALALPDRLLRDTSSVTLGPGNPTARLAFTYFSQLAASDELHRGVHADAVVEPSVELLRAVLTTQHGDPGLAKGPLESTLGLRITQYIRAHLADPDLSAARIAAAHDISVRHLYTVLSGLGISLGDWIRSHRLAECRRELSGPNSRLRTIAAIGRRWGFVNATHFSKVFKQAYGLSPRAWRDQNRSHPSGGRTQSPQSDARR, encoded by the coding sequence ATGAGCCCGGTTCTGGACACGGCGTTCATACCGCCGCGCGACCGCGAGGAAGTGGTCCGTAACGCCGTGTGGGAATCCGTGGTGGCGGTCGACATCGATCACCGTCCTCCCGCTGAGGACCTGTCCGTTCGTATCGGCCTCGGCACGGTCGGACCTCTCAGAATCTGTTCGGCACGGGCGACCGCGGTCACGATCCGTCGCACGGAACGCCTGGCCCGGGAGGACGAGGAGCCCGCCGTCTTCCTCGGTCTGCAGGTGACCGGCACCAGCCTCGTGGCGCAGAACGGACGCGAGTGTGTACTGGGACCGGGGCAATTCGCCGTCTACGAATCGATCGCTCCCTACACGCTTCTCTTCGACGAGGGAGTCGACCACCACTTCCTGCGCTTCCCCCGCTCGGCACTCGCCCTCCCCGACCGGCTCCTGCGAGACACCAGCTCGGTCACCCTGGGGCCCGGCAACCCCACGGCGCGTCTCGCCTTCACCTACTTCTCCCAACTGGCCGCCAGCGACGAGTTGCACCGGGGTGTGCACGCCGACGCCGTCGTGGAGCCCAGCGTCGAACTCCTCCGCGCCGTCCTGACGACCCAGCACGGCGACCCGGGCCTCGCCAAGGGCCCGTTGGAATCAACGCTCGGCCTGCGGATCACCCAGTACATCCGGGCACACCTGGCCGACCCCGACCTGTCGGCGGCCCGGATCGCCGCCGCCCACGACATCTCCGTGCGTCATCTCTACACAGTGCTGTCCGGGTTGGGCATCAGCCTCGGAGACTGGATCCGTTCACACCGCTTGGCGGAGTGCAGGCGAGAGCTGTCGGGGCCGAACAGCCGGCTGCGGACCATCGCAGCGATAGGACGAAGGTGGGGCTTCGTGAACGCGACCCACTTCAGCAAGGTGTTCAAACAGGCGTACGGGCTCTCGCCTCGGGCCTGGCGCGACCAGAACCGCTCCCACCCCTCCGGGGGAAGGACACAGTCACCGCAGTCGGACGCTCGCCGCTAG
- a CDS encoding extracellular solute-binding protein, protein MALSRRTLLGLAATVPVSAALAACGSSGPGKSDGGATYWYLNGQPQEGVRAGAVDAFNKARPDDRIDDTTFQNDAYKTKIKTAIGAGRAPTIIWGWGGGTLRTYAEAGQVEDLTSWFDEHAEVKKGLFPSSFGAATVDGKIYAMPCETVQPIILYYNKKVFDQVGVEPPESWDDLMALVPRFNAKGIAPLSLGGQSRWTNMMWLEFLFDRIGGPEVFQAVIEGEKDAWSHPDAITALTKVQELVRADGFIKGFSSITADSNADQALLYTGRAAMMLHGAWSYGIQQADGGDFVSSGGLGYMNFPPVDGGKGDPSNAVGNPAQYLSISSKATDEEKKIAKDFFATGVLQDAEVKAWIDNGSVPVRLGTEKLLAASKSADFLQVNYGIASEARTFVQSWDQALSPTAAETLLDSIVKLFQLSISPEQFAGNLNAVIGT, encoded by the coding sequence ATGGCGCTCTCCCGACGTACCCTCCTCGGCCTGGCCGCCACTGTGCCGGTCTCCGCGGCACTGGCGGCCTGCGGTTCGTCCGGCCCCGGCAAGAGCGATGGCGGGGCCACGTACTGGTATCTGAACGGCCAGCCGCAGGAAGGCGTCCGAGCCGGCGCGGTGGACGCGTTCAACAAGGCCCGCCCCGACGACCGGATCGACGACACGACGTTCCAGAACGACGCCTACAAGACGAAGATCAAGACGGCCATCGGTGCCGGTCGGGCGCCCACCATCATCTGGGGCTGGGGCGGCGGGACCCTGCGCACCTACGCGGAAGCGGGCCAGGTCGAAGACCTCACGTCGTGGTTCGACGAGCACGCCGAGGTCAAGAAGGGGCTGTTCCCCTCGTCGTTCGGCGCGGCGACCGTCGACGGCAAGATCTACGCAATGCCGTGCGAGACCGTGCAGCCGATCATCCTCTACTACAACAAGAAGGTCTTCGACCAGGTCGGCGTAGAGCCGCCGGAGTCCTGGGACGACCTCATGGCGCTGGTGCCCAGGTTCAACGCCAAGGGCATAGCGCCGCTCTCCCTCGGCGGCCAGTCCCGGTGGACGAACATGATGTGGCTGGAGTTCCTGTTCGACCGCATCGGCGGTCCCGAGGTCTTCCAGGCCGTCATCGAGGGCGAGAAGGACGCCTGGTCCCATCCCGACGCCATCACCGCGCTGACCAAGGTGCAGGAGTTGGTCAGGGCCGACGGGTTCATCAAGGGCTTCTCCTCCATCACCGCGGACTCCAACGCCGACCAGGCGCTGCTGTACACCGGCAGGGCCGCGATGATGCTGCACGGTGCGTGGTCGTACGGCATCCAGCAGGCCGACGGCGGAGACTTCGTCTCCAGCGGCGGACTGGGCTACATGAACTTCCCGCCCGTCGACGGCGGAAAGGGTGATCCGAGCAACGCGGTCGGCAATCCCGCCCAGTACCTGTCCATCTCCTCGAAGGCCACCGACGAGGAGAAGAAGATCGCCAAGGACTTCTTCGCCACCGGTGTCCTCCAGGACGCCGAGGTGAAGGCGTGGATCGACAACGGGTCGGTCCCCGTGCGGCTGGGCACGGAGAAGCTGCTGGCCGCCTCCAAGAGCGCCGACTTCCTCCAGGTCAACTACGGTATCGCCAGCGAGGCCAGGACGTTTGTGCAGTCCTGGGACCAGGCCCTCAGTCCGACGGCCGCCGAGACCCTGCTGGACAGCATCGTCAAGCTGTTCCAACTGTCCATCTCGCCCGAGCAGTTCGCCGGCAACCTCAACGCGGTCATCGGCACATGA